A stretch of Planococcus citri chromosome 5, ihPlaCitr1.1, whole genome shotgun sequence DNA encodes these proteins:
- the LOC135849151 gene encoding uncharacterized protein LOC135849151, which produces MSYFRIIVNPLLNRSIVRLASKRYFLSNAFECKDAWSNRLNQPIFKKVNVESMYYELDSQYKKSKVLVPIDVDIFINSQIDDTFLIEVEELAYRFRLTGFAHNTLPSTHHGFIRLFFNYKKDDLVRILHDRLNYGIFPDEYLLCYLIDKFLKAEDYRNAAKVGTLQMFQEDYSHTLNRNLSLYAIHRYLLTEVPWEDIVEEKKDDDEEEEEVKVRVGYVRNPYFDDHFDLEDAQHICGKSLVMISNHLDSIAMKNSYKVLGLALYNKWEKLIDELNRVIDLQKNSEDCILYKDALDFASKIIAEKLKDDGPLLDKLTNLISQIKEEKCSKNSLLSDVENLTKESVNVHEADIINSQNKLYEEWDDFRENELKTHLAELQRKNRLAEIARKKVELEHKEQLLHFFDNELEINRVCEKKEDILRKRAKHQSIDEKEKEYIPPEIKKRGVDQD; this is translated from the exons ATGTCATACTTTCGAATCATCGTCAACCCGTTACTCAACCGGAGCATCGTTCGCTTAGCATCAAAAAGGTATTTTCTTTCCAATGCCTTTGAATGTAAAGATGCCTGGAGTAATCGCTTGAATCAGCCAATATTCAAGAAAGTCAACGTAGAAAGTATGTACTACGAATTGGATAGTCAGTATAAGAAATCCAAAGTACTCGTTCCAATAGATGTGGACATATTCATCAATAGTCAAATCGACGATACTTTTTTAATCGAAGTAGAGGAACTGGCTTACAGATTTCGTCTCACAGGATTCGCTCATAACACTTTACCTAGCACTCATCACGGATTTATCCgtctatttttcaattacaaaaaagatGACTTGGTTAGAATTCTTCACGATCGTCTGAATTACGGCATCTTTCCCGACGAGTATCTTCTCTGTTACCTtatcgataaatttttaaaggCTGAAGATTACAGAAACGCTGCCAAAGTTGGCACATTGCAAATGTTTCAAGAAGATTATTCACATACTTTGAATAGAAATTTATCTTTATACGCCATACATCGATATTTATTAACCGAAGTCCCATGGGAAGACATCGTGGAGGAGAAGAAAGATGACGATGAAGAAGAGGAAGAAGTCAAAGTTAGAGTTGGGTATGTGAGAAATCCATATTTTGATGACCATTTCGATCTAGAAGATGCACAACATATATGCGGAAAATCTTTAGTCATGATTAGTAATCATTTAGATAGCATTGCTATGAAGAATAGCTACAAGGTATTGGGATTGGCGTTGTATAATAAATGGGAAAAACTGATCGATGAATTGAATCGTGTgattgatttacaaaaaaattccgaaGATTGTATCTTATATAAAGATGCACTtgattttgcttcaaaaattattgcagAGAAGTTGAAAGACGATGGTCCTTTACTTGATAAATTAACAAATCTAATTAGTCagataaaagaagaaaaatgttcgaaaaacaGTTTGTTAAGCGACGTTGAAAATCTCACAAAGGAGAGTGTCAATGTTCACGAAGCGGATATCATTAATTCTCAAAACAAG tTGTACGAAGAGTGGGACGACTTTCGTGAAAATGAGCTCAAAACACATCTGGCGGAATTACAAAGGAAGAATCGTTTAGCAGAAATAGCtcgtaaaaaagttgaattggaGCATAAGGAACAATTACTGCATTTCTTCGATAATGAATTAGAAATCAATCGAGTTTGTGAGAAGAAAGAAGACATTTTGAGAAAACGAGCTAAACATCAatcaattgatgaaaaagaaaaagaatacaTACCTCCTGAAATTAAAAAGCGAGGGGTGGATCAAGACTAA
- the LOC135849150 gene encoding baculoviral IAP repeat-containing protein 2-like, which yields MNYERSRLRTFENWPANAPVDGECIAKAGFYYMGQNLEVQCFSCGGRISEWQHGDKVMAKHRLLDPRCPFVVNSSDSGNVPISDGNDTAQGTSNGTVEDGSRYKNEEARLQSFMAWPIPSGIDGHRLAKAGFYWLQELRKVRCAFCGLDNPHWDSSVDPIIEHRRHSPNCSFLNNLSVGCSSHNSNDVIVLRENYLESERELDANQMKDFGILNHRIPKHSKYMTEESRVASFETWPVSEIKAPIDLAKAGFYYTGVEDKVRCYHCGGGLQKWKITDDPWIEHAKWFSTCDYIYLVKGKEFVDEVKQTLAAKKEALDEDGNSANTRQSTSQQANRNISLQNIDDNTMQILMSSPPVLAVLELGLDMSRIKQVVRDRLERHRTPFGNVDELLAAVLDAQFNEPVADLTEESWISDPIASVSDFNRLPVFENNFAEQGSSRYIHQLIERSLQNAHNNAESLIDESVINYANNSIETDTVLATDEERASSNSETEDSDINMDSMENPASNFDPPSEPAVDPQTLEEENRLLKQAKLCKICMDRDVNIVFLPCGHLISCSACAANLPDCPVCRQIIKGTVRTFLA from the exons ATGAATTACGAACGCAGTCGACTgagaacatttgaaaattggccTGCAAATGCACCCGTTGATGGCGAGTGCATCGCTAAAGCAGGATTCTATTATATGGGTCAAAATCTAGAAGTACAATGCTTTTCATGCGGCGGTAGAATATCCGAGTGGCAACATGGAGATAAAGTAATGGCTAAGCATCGCCTTCTAGATCCACGATGTCCTTTCGTCGTCAACTCTTCTGATTCCGGTAATGTACCTATTTCGGATGGTAACGACACAGCTCAAGGCACCAGTAATGGAACCGTTGAAGATGGTAGCAGATATAAAAACGAAGAAGCTAGATTGCAAAGCTTCATGGCTTGGCCAATCCCTTCTGGAATCGATGGACATAGACTGGCTAAAGCTGGGTTTTACTGGCTACAGGAGTTGAgaaaa GTTCGATGTGCTTTTTGCGGTCTTGATAATCCACATTGGGATAGTTCTGTTGATCCAATCATCGAGCACCGTCGTCATTCTCCAAATTGTTCGTTCTTGAATAACTTGAGCGTGGGGTGCAGCTCGCATAATTCTAACGATGTTATCGTCTTGAGAGAAAATTATCTGGAATCGGAACGTG AATTGGACGCAAATCAGATGAAAGATTTTGGCATATTGAATCATCGTATACCTAAGCATTCGAAATATATGACTGAAGAATCCCGTGTTGCCTCTTTCGAAACATGGCCAGTGTCAGAGATTAAAGCACCTATAGATCTCGCCAAAGCTGGATTTTATTACACCG GAGTCGAAGATAAAGTACGATGTTATCATTGCGGCGGTGGTcttcagaaatggaaaattaccgATGACCCGTGGATCGAACATGCGAAATGGTTTTCTACTTGTGACTACATTTACCTCGTCAAAGGAAAAGAATTCGTGGACGAAGTTAAACAAACGTTAGCTGCAAAAAAAGAAGCGCTCGATGAG gATGGTAATTCGGCTAATACAAGACAAAGTACTAGTCAACAAGCAAACAGGAATATATCGTTACAAAACATCGACGATAATACCATGCAAATATTGATGAGTTCTCCTCCAGTTCTG gccGTTTTAGAGCTCGGTTTGGACATGTCTAGAATAAAACAAGTGGTAAGAGACCGCCTAGAACGCCACCGTACACCGTTCGGTAACGTTGACGAACTACTCGCTGCTGTTTTAGATGCTCAATTCAACGAACCGGTGGCCGATTTGACCGAAGAATCATG GATCAGCGATCCTATTGCCAGTGTCAGTGACTTCAACAGGTTAccggtttttgaaaataattttgctgAACAAGGTTCATCTCGATATATTCATCAATTGATTGAACGAAGCCTACAGAACGCCCATAATAACGCAGAATCGTTGATTGATGAAAGTGTCATCAACTACGCaaa TAATTCGATTGAAACAGATACCGTACTTGCAACTGATGAAGAAAGAGCTTCATCGAATTCAGAAACCGAAGACTCTGATATTAATATGGATAGTATGGAAAATCctgcttcaaattttgaccctccTTCAGAACCTG CCGTTGACCCTCAAACTCTGGAAGAAGAAAATCGTTTGCTTAAACAAGCAAAACTGTGTAAAATTTGCATGGATCGAGACGTGAATATTGTATTTCTACCCTGCGGTCATCTAATCAGCTGTTCCGCTTGCGCAGCCAATTTACCAGATTGTCCGGTATGTCGACAAATAATCAAAGGAACAGTACGAACATTTTTAGCATGA
- the LOC135849152 gene encoding regucalcin-like, which produces MSLKITTVTPPVELAEGPHWDESTQALYFVDIWKSTIHRYVPESDQYTCTKIHLPGQEEKPVSLIIPVKNEKNKFVISYGADIALITWDGENDPSDYQILATAEQDGKNSTRFNDGKCSPSGVLFAGSMAVDQEKITDNLGNFYSFKNLNSKLLLKNIGISNGLAWSDDEKLFYYIDSLTYKVEGFDHDSDKAEISNRRTVFDLKQNNIEAFPDGMTIDADGNLWVACYEGSRVLKINPKTGTLLDTISLPTPNITSVAFGGKNLDELYVTSARYETFARNIKEDDTAAGCVFKIIGTGSKGIAGASIDISNISTH; this is translated from the exons atgagtttgaaaattacaactgtTACTCCTCCTGTGGAGCTGGCCGAAGGTCCTCATTGGGATGAGTCGACTCAAGCTTTATACTTCGTAGATATTTGGAAATCGACTATACACAGATATGTACCCGAAAGCGACCAATACACCTGCACTAAAATTC ATCTTCCAGGACAAGAGGAAAAGCCAGTCTCTCTAATCATTCcggtaaaaaacgaaaaaaataaattcgtcaTTTCTTACGGAGCTGATATAGCGCTCATTACTTGGGACGGTGAAAACGATCCGTCAGATTACCAAATTTTAGCCACAGCTGAACAAGATGGTAAAAATAGCACAAGATTCAACGATGGTAAATGTAGTCCGAGCGGAGTATTATTTGCAG gttcGATGGCTGTGGATCAAGAAAAGATAACCGACAATTTGGGTAATTTCTACTCTTTTAAAAACCTTAACTCGAAACTATTACTCAAAAACATAGGAATTTCGAATGGATTAGCTTGGAGtgacgatgaaaaattgttttattacATCGATTCGTTGACCTATAAAGTTGAGGGATTCGATCACGACTCggataaagctgaaattt CCAACAGAAGAACAGTTTTCGAtctaaaacaaaataatatcgaAGCATTTCCCGATGGAATGACCATAGATGCTGATGGAAATTTATGGGTAGCTTGTTACGAAGGAAGCCGA GTATTGAAGATAAACCCAAAAACTGGAACCTTGTTAGATACGATATCGTTACCAACGCCCAACATCACCAGCGTAGCTTTcggtggaaaaaatttagacGAGTTGTACGTAACTTCGGCACGATACGAAACGTTCGCTCGTAATATCAAAGAAGATGATACGGCCGCTGGATGTGTATTTAAGATAATCGGTACGGGTTCAAAGGGCATCGCCGGAGCATCGATAGATATTTCTAATATTTCTACTCACTAA
- the LOC135849149 gene encoding uncharacterized protein LOC135849149, with protein MSSDVEQIIKTFLKDFQVLESSVSGFLNLNDLDYFLDSLKACGFSFYKRNTVVYEASKRYKSSKIRFSYGTKIPFLGYPFMINKTIYMRCSQDSEYKPSVDKSKEDTPNRKKRTNSQPTKKIGCKAFLNITYILVFRSVRVKNIQTDKREASEKIKKNFAECAKETETRLLVELSSSKEHNHPPTTEDQIIHPLLKSEIYRLVANDVKSPSSVKSHLFEVVEKMIKDNKIPKPDENNHCFYPPNEVIRYHINMAKFSMKKETLDEFALSEFLDLWKSKCDDEFFFQSTQTLATGDIKTTPLWCHQTKWQQYLMNTYGNTITILDVAYKSTNYSFPLYFLIVKTNKSFIPVGTFVLNSTQEAAITQALNTFRLWNPNWNPKYFVCGHEDTERSAVHGVFPNSARSICSYRTYHTWRTWLNQNNTGEHSIHVLNLWEALMLSKTEDEFVQNETLMHNHPSYKTNAPVETYFYKIWYDLREQWVVAYQTQEFYVYMNLNNGAETGKDFFAYKFLAERNEKILSNILATIVTDYLPECFQQYYSYNISIRLNSHNLINRPIDFVNHFTERFENAENEFEAPTIISTDASKFMLKSSTEEDWYHVDFEEVNCTCDDFQKWRYPCIHMCSVFKHTSLTIDNLAQWYLNSPYLKSDSRFAEFSNNLPDWYRKRRTRVEHDVIFDEEENKKKRLIMDHIIQFPDPDTFAESEIDQTDIEVSEPNPEFSFSVCDPLQNKKSSIQNLLESLSHKVENMSENELNLCYERLKSLQDEITISELLM; from the exons ATGAGCTCCGATGTCGAACAAATCATTAAAACTTTCCTGAAAGACTTTCAAGTTCTTGAATCATCTGTGTCCgggtttttgaatttgaatgatttggattattttttggaTAGCTTGAAAGCGTgtggattttcattttacaagcGTAATACCGTTGTTTACGAAGCTTCGAAGAGATATAAATCTT caaaaatcagattttcctATGGAACCAAAATACCTTTCCTTGGATATCCATTCATGATTAATAAAACCATTTACATGCGATGTTCTCAAGATAGTGAATATAAGCCATCTGTCGACAAAtct aaagaagaTACGCCCAATCGTAAGAAAAGAACGAACTCGCaaccaacgaaaaaaattggctgTAAAGCATTTTTGAATATCACCTACATTTTGGTTTTTCGGAGCGTAAGAGTTAAGAACATACAAACTGATAAAAGAGAG gcgtctgaaaaaatcaaaaaaaacttcGCAGAATGTGCCAAAGAAACCGAAACTCGTCTACTAGTCGAATTATCATCCAGTAAAGAACACAACCACCCTCCGACGACGGAAGATCAAATTATTCATCCATTATTAAAATCCGAAATCTACAGACTAGTCGCTAATGATGTGAAATCGCCTTCGTCCGTAAAATCTCACCTATTCGAAgtggttgaaaaaatgatcaaagatAACAAGATTCCTAAACCTGATGAAAACAATCATTGTTTTTACCCTCCGAACGAGGTGATCAGATATCACATAAATAtggcgaaattttcaatgaagaaAGAAACTTTGGACGAATTTGCGTTGTCAGAATTTCTAGATTTGTGGAAAAGTAAATGTGACgacgaatttttctttcaatctaCTCAGACTTTAGCTACCGGTGATATAAAAACCACTCCTTTATGGTGTCATCAAACGAAATGGCAACAATACCTAATGAATACTTATGGAAATACTATCACCATCTTAGATGTAGCTTATAAATCTACGAATTACAGCTTTCCTTTGTACTTTCTAATCGTCAAGACCAACAAGAGCTTCATACCGGTCGGTACTTTCGTATTGAATTCAACTCAAGAGGCTGCTATTACTCAAGCTCTGAATACATTCCGGCTATGGAATCCTAACTGGAACCCGAAGTATTTCGTGTGTGGACACGAAGATACCGAGAGAAGCGCTGTACATGGTGTATTTCCTAACAGTGCCCGAAGCATATGTTCTTATCGAACTTACCATACGTGGAGAACTTGGTTGAATCAAAATAACACCGGAGAACACAGTATACACGTTTTAAACTTATGGGAAGCTTTAATGTTATCTAAAACCGAAGACGAATTCGTTCAAAATGAAACACTGATGCATAATCATCCGAGTTACAAGACTAACGCGCCTGTCGAAACgtatttctacaaaatttggtACGATTTACGTGAACAATGGGTAGTCGCGTATCAGACTCAAGAATTTTACGTTTATATGAATTTAAATAACGGTGCCGAAACCGGTAAAGATTTCTTCGCGTATAAATTTTTGGCCGAACGcaacgaaaaaatattgtcgaATATATTGGCAACGATCGTTACCGATTATCTACCCGAATGTTTTCAACAGTATTATTCTTATAATATTTCGATTAGATTAAATTCACATAACTTGATCAACAGACCGATTGATTTTGTAAACCATTTCACCGAAAGATTcgaaaatgctgaaaatgaaTTCGAAGCACCGACGATAATATCGACAGATGCTAGTAAATTTATGCTTAAAAGCAGCACCGAAGAAGACTGGTACCATGTAGATTTTGAAGAAGTTAATTGTACGTGCGACGATTTCCAAAAATGGCGGTATCCTTGTATCCACATGTGTTCTGTGTTCAAACACACCTCGTTAACTATCGATAATTTGGCTCAATGGTATTTAAATAGTCCGTATTTAAAATCAGACAGCAGGTTCGccgaattttctaataatttacCCGATTGGTACCGTAAACGGAGAACGAGAGTTGAGCACGATGTAATTTTCGACGAAGAAGAGAATAAAAAGAAGAGGCTGATTATGG ATCACATAATTCAATTCCCTGATCCTGATACATTCGCTGAGAGTGAAATCGATCAAACAGACATTGAAGTGTCGGAACCAAATCCAGAGTTTAGTTTTTCTGTATGTGATCCTCTTCAGAATAAAAAGTCGAGCATTCAGAATTTACTAGAATCGTTATCTCATAAAGTGGAAAATATGTCCGAAAATGAGCTTAATCTTTGTTACGAAAGACTGAAGAGTTTGCAAGATGAAATAACCATTTCCGAATTATTAATGTAG